Below is a genomic region from Mycobacteriales bacterium.
CCGGTGAGCGGGGTGTGCAGCGCGGTCGGGTGCGGGCTGCGGCGCACGATGCCGCCCAGATGCACCGAACCGGCGAGGCGCGGGTGCGCGGGATCGCTTACGTCGTACTGCTGCAGCTCGCCCGTCCCCCAGCACGAGACGTAGAGCCACTTGTCGTCGACGGACAGGTCGATGTCGGTCACCAGCGGCGGCACGGCGCCGAAGCCCTGCAGCAGGGGCGGCAGGTCGGCGGCGTCGGCCGGCTCGGCCGGGATGGTGATCACCTTTTCTGCGGCCCACCGGTCGCCGTCGCGGTGCCACCGCCAGATCGATGAGGACAGGTCCTCGACGTTGGTGACGACGCCGACGAAGCCCCAGGTTTGGGCGGGGTCGTGGGCGGGCCGGAGTTCGAGCACCATCTGGTTGGCGTCGCCCAGGTCGATCTCCTGCTGGTGACGGCCGTTCGCGAGGTCCCAGAAGTGCAGGGAGTGGCCGTATTTGCGACCGAGGAGCAGTTCGGCGTTGATGCCCTCCTCGATCATCGACGGCGTACCCCACTCGCTCGTCACCATCGTGTTCTCGTTGAGGTGCCACCACATGTCGTAGGCGAAGTACTGCGGTCCGCGGTCGGTCTCCCACGTGCCGATGACGTCGAAGCTGTCGTGGTCGAGCAGCGCGATGCCACCGGGACCGTCGGCGCCGTTGGCGCCGCCGAGGCAGGAAAGGTAGAGGCCGTTGGGCCCGCAATGCAGGGTGTGCGGGCGGGAGTAGCCGGCCTTGCCGGCCAGCTCGTCGGCGTCAATCACCTTCACCAGCTGGGGATTGGCCGGATTCGGCTGGGTGTCGAACACGTTCAACCGCGACGAACGCAGGCCCGGCACGAGTAGGTAGCGCCGCTGCGGACCCTCGTGCCCGCCGTGCCCGGTGTGACACAGCGCGCTGCTGCACGCGT
It encodes:
- a CDS encoding selenium-binding protein SBP56-related protein, with translation MTVTHDDHDAPSDPTFYRTPTDAIGAPPERLAYVVGFDRAGAQPDALTVVDTDPASSTYGEVVGFSELPTRGDELHHFGWNACSSALCHTGHGGHEGPQRRYLLVPGLRSSRLNVFDTQPNPANPQLVKVIDADELAGKAGYSRPHTLHCGPNGLYLSCLGGANGADGPGGIALLDHDSFDVIGTWETDRGPQYFAYDMWWHLNENTMVTSEWGTPSMIEEGINAELLLGRKYGHSLHFWDLANGRHQQEIDLGDANQMVLELRPAHDPAQTWGFVGVVTNVEDLSSSIWRWHRDGDRWAAEKVITIPAEPADAADLPPLLQGFGAVPPLVTDIDLSVDDKWLYVSCWGTGELQQYDVSDPAHPRLAGSVHLGGIVRRSPHPTALHTPLTGGPQMVEISRDGRRVYLTNSLYGSWDDQFYPGGIDPWLVKLDVDLDGGGMTVDERFFPHGGDFRGLRVHQTRLQGGDASSDSYCFR